Proteins found in one Palaeococcus ferrophilus DSM 13482 genomic segment:
- a CDS encoding MFS transporter: protein MLGQYGRDAKILIGANAIGQLFLQFSVFIMPFYLRALGYGMDEMGLFFSTQTFVGGLFFLIAGKLSLKFGYRRTLILGALLGLMGRILQVLAINRYVLLLGFFLVGANMGIRQPNFSALLSEEVGDRLRHHAFSISFGLGTIFNALGVLVAGSSPDFLMRTFGITEGIAYRLVVSMALLQFALVIPALAIIRDVPVKNPRINWRRELVVKILKFSLPSALIGLGAGITIPYMSLYFNIRFGTTLAAISGVFFFQQLVMGLGSFILPKLVEKIGSVNVIASFQLTAAILFATFPSIGFFLIAAALYIVRSILMNIVWPINDSFMMGFFTTEEKATAAGIRRAFSTFMRGLGNYIGGFLFSISLSYPFYTTAGLYVLATLIFYGFFSKHNRV from the coding sequence ATGCTGGGCCAGTACGGAAGGGACGCTAAGATACTCATAGGGGCCAATGCAATAGGCCAGTTATTCCTCCAGTTCTCCGTCTTCATAATGCCCTTCTATCTCCGGGCCCTGGGCTACGGAATGGACGAGATGGGGCTTTTCTTCTCCACCCAGACCTTCGTGGGAGGGCTGTTCTTCCTCATCGCTGGAAAACTCTCCCTCAAGTTCGGCTATAGGAGAACGCTCATACTCGGGGCTCTGCTGGGCCTGATGGGGCGAATCCTCCAGGTGCTGGCGATAAACAGGTACGTCCTCCTCCTCGGTTTCTTCCTCGTTGGGGCGAACATGGGCATAAGGCAGCCCAACTTCTCGGCACTGCTCAGCGAGGAGGTGGGGGATAGGTTGAGGCACCATGCCTTCTCAATAAGCTTCGGACTCGGCACGATATTCAACGCCCTCGGCGTCCTCGTTGCCGGCTCCTCCCCCGATTTCCTCATGAGAACCTTTGGCATAACGGAGGGTATAGCCTACCGCTTGGTCGTCTCGATGGCACTCCTTCAGTTCGCCCTCGTGATACCCGCGCTGGCAATAATACGCGATGTTCCGGTTAAGAACCCCCGCATCAACTGGAGGAGGGAGCTTGTGGTCAAGATACTCAAGTTCTCACTTCCGAGCGCCCTCATCGGCCTCGGGGCAGGGATAACGATTCCCTACATGAGCCTCTACTTTAACATACGTTTTGGAACCACGCTCGCGGCGATAAGCGGGGTGTTCTTCTTCCAGCAGCTCGTGATGGGCCTTGGGTCGTTCATCCTCCCCAAGCTCGTCGAGAAGATCGGTTCGGTCAACGTTATAGCATCTTTCCAGCTAACAGCCGCTATTCTCTTCGCCACGTTCCCCTCCATCGGGTTCTTTCTCATTGCCGCCGCCCTCTACATAGTCCGCTCCATCCTGATGAACATAGTGTGGCCCATAAACGACTCCTTCATGATGGGCTTCTTCACCACGGAGGAAAAGGCCACCGCCGCTGGCATAAGAAGGGCCTTTTCGACCTTCATGCGCGGTCTCGGCAACTACATTGGGGGCTTCCTCTTTTCAATCTCCCTCAGCTACCCCTTCTACACGACCGCTGGCCTCTACGTGCTCGCGACGCTGATATTCTACGGCTTCTTCTCAAAGCACAATCGTGTCTAA
- a CDS encoding S-layer protein, with product MRRKIFATLVVAFVFLAYAGFGSAYSFSVNSTNSVIVLPTTKVVNNTPLHINEDAIAGAKLGAFLVLQGIKPSTYTDKVDVLVEYHSLPFGDDNALHYVEGSIMPDLSTEGLGIDGFATAPPIGKKVAVRANLSKVYLNTSTKKVVFEDRAVEIIFNQNSTPLSLGDSKTVTVSTQVDGKDKMYIYSHDEESDTAALGATLEVGGWKLTFQDIDVNQENTFVKVTYPSGYTQNRILSKDKYYVFYIDANNNEDSEELNDASARVQALQEAGAKKIFVFSPTGFFVGIGGTKQVQYSYDYYEKLKEYSDGDVYTGQWVWDIDPANNLFTLYLHVDPDNGFPSVELVNNQWITLPFGNLRLYVEIEKDDDGNVVDYSFKWAQTQKVQTQVQVQTINANVIDDVHKLIMSDEELTSLPSNKNVIIIGGWVSNKAWSLLEQVYGKSTIDGIKNEVLSEGYVVKILDNPDNPTYKVIILAGRGYPETAQAVEEFMQNA from the coding sequence ATGAGAAGGAAAATTTTTGCCACGCTTGTGGTGGCGTTTGTGTTCCTCGCCTACGCGGGGTTTGGAAGCGCCTACAGCTTTTCAGTGAACTCCACCAACTCGGTGATAGTGCTCCCGACCACCAAGGTCGTCAACAACACCCCGCTCCACATAAACGAGGACGCCATAGCCGGAGCAAAGCTCGGTGCATTCCTCGTCCTCCAGGGGATAAAACCCTCAACGTACACCGACAAGGTGGATGTGCTTGTTGAGTACCACAGCCTGCCCTTTGGTGACGACAATGCCCTCCACTACGTGGAAGGCTCAATCATGCCCGACCTCAGCACCGAGGGCCTTGGCATAGACGGCTTCGCGACGGCGCCCCCGATTGGGAAGAAGGTCGCTGTCAGGGCAAACCTCTCAAAGGTCTATCTCAACACCTCCACGAAGAAGGTCGTCTTTGAGGACAGGGCGGTTGAGATAATCTTCAACCAGAACAGTACGCCCCTGAGCCTCGGGGACTCAAAAACTGTAACCGTCTCAACCCAGGTTGACGGCAAGGACAAAATGTACATATACTCCCACGATGAGGAGAGCGATACGGCCGCCCTCGGGGCGACCCTCGAAGTCGGTGGATGGAAGCTAACGTTCCAGGACATAGACGTCAACCAGGAGAACACCTTCGTGAAAGTCACATACCCAAGCGGGTACACCCAGAACAGGATACTATCAAAGGACAAGTACTACGTCTTCTACATTGACGCCAACAACAACGAGGACTCCGAGGAGCTTAACGACGCGAGTGCGAGGGTTCAGGCCCTTCAGGAGGCCGGTGCCAAAAAGATATTCGTGTTCTCACCAACGGGCTTCTTCGTGGGAATCGGCGGCACTAAGCAGGTGCAGTACTCCTACGACTACTACGAAAAGCTCAAGGAGTACAGCGATGGAGACGTCTACACCGGCCAGTGGGTGTGGGACATTGACCCTGCAAACAACCTCTTCACGCTCTACCTCCACGTTGACCCCGACAACGGGTTCCCGAGCGTTGAGCTCGTCAACAACCAGTGGATAACCCTTCCCTTCGGAAACCTCCGCCTCTACGTGGAGATTGAAAAGGACGATGATGGAAACGTCGTGGACTACTCCTTCAAGTGGGCCCAGACCCAGAAGGTGCAGACCCAGGTGCAGGTGCAGACCATCAACGCCAACGTTATAGACGACGTCCACAAGCTCATCATGAGCGATGAGGAGCTGACCTCCCTTCCAAGCAACAAGAACGTCATAATAATTGGCGGATGGGTGAGCAACAAGGCCTGGTCGCTCCTCGAGCAGGTCTATGGCAAGTCAACCATAGACGGGATAAAGAACGAGGTCCTGAGCGAGGGCTACGTGGTCAAGATACTCGACAACCCCGACAACCCGACGTACAAGGTCATAATCCTCGCCGGAAGGGGCTATCCGGAGACGGCGCAGGCCGTTGAGGAGTTCATGCAGAACGCATGA
- a CDS encoding leucine/methionine racemase gives MRKEEVVERYSRVFPRAARVSYAPIVGVRAENARVWDIEGREYIDFLADAAVQNVGHNNPRVVKAIKEGADKLIHFTFIYGFPVEPLLLAEKLSEISPIEDTKVLLGLSGSDANDGALKLARAYTRRRAVLSYLRSYYGATYGAMSVTGLDFEVRSIVGELSGIHYIPYPNCYRCPFGKEPGSCKMECVDFIKAKFEGEVYAEGTAALFAEPIQGDAGMVVPPENYFRRVKRILDEHGILLVMDEVQSGMGRTGKWFAIEHFGVVPDIITLAKPLGGGLPISAILGRAEIMDSLPPLGHTFTMSGNPVASRAALAVIEEIEGMDLLRRAEKLGNHAKKRLKGMKEEHELIGDVRGKGLMIGVDLVRDRETKERAYDEAKKVVWRAYELGLILAFLQGNVLRIEPPLTIEEEVLDEGLDRLERAIADVEEGKVGDDVLRKIQGW, from the coding sequence GTGCGTAAGGAAGAGGTTGTGGAGCGATACTCCCGGGTTTTCCCAAGGGCAGCCCGCGTAAGCTACGCTCCCATAGTCGGCGTGAGGGCGGAGAACGCCCGCGTGTGGGACATTGAAGGGAGGGAGTACATAGACTTCCTTGCCGATGCCGCCGTTCAGAACGTGGGGCACAACAACCCCCGCGTGGTGAAGGCGATAAAAGAAGGGGCGGATAAGCTGATCCACTTCACGTTCATCTACGGTTTCCCCGTGGAGCCGCTCCTTCTAGCGGAGAAGCTCTCCGAGATTTCACCCATAGAGGACACCAAAGTCCTCCTTGGCCTCAGCGGGAGCGATGCGAACGATGGGGCGCTGAAGCTCGCGAGGGCATACACGAGGCGGAGGGCGGTTTTGAGCTACCTGAGAAGCTACTACGGGGCCACCTACGGTGCCATGAGCGTGACGGGCCTCGATTTCGAGGTTCGCTCCATAGTGGGGGAGCTCAGCGGGATTCACTACATCCCCTACCCCAACTGCTACCGCTGTCCCTTTGGGAAGGAGCCGGGAAGCTGCAAAATGGAGTGCGTGGACTTCATCAAGGCCAAGTTCGAGGGGGAGGTCTACGCGGAGGGCACCGCTGCCCTCTTCGCGGAGCCGATTCAGGGAGACGCGGGGATGGTGGTTCCACCGGAGAACTATTTCAGGCGCGTTAAGAGAATTCTCGACGAGCATGGAATTCTCCTCGTCATGGACGAGGTGCAGAGCGGCATGGGTAGGACGGGGAAGTGGTTCGCCATCGAGCACTTCGGGGTTGTCCCGGACATAATAACCCTGGCCAAGCCCCTAGGTGGCGGTTTGCCGATAAGCGCGATACTGGGGAGGGCAGAGATTATGGACTCCCTCCCGCCCCTAGGCCATACCTTCACGATGAGCGGGAACCCCGTGGCAAGCAGGGCCGCTTTGGCGGTCATCGAGGAGATAGAGGGAATGGACCTCCTGAGGAGAGCAGAAAAGCTTGGAAACCACGCAAAAAAGAGGCTTAAGGGGATGAAGGAGGAGCACGAGCTCATAGGGGACGTGCGCGGAAAGGGCCTTATGATCGGCGTTGACCTCGTTAGGGACAGGGAAACCAAGGAGCGGGCCTATGATGAGGCCAAGAAGGTCGTGTGGAGGGCTTACGAACTTGGCCTGATACTCGCGTTCCTGCAGGGCAACGTGCTCAGAATCGAGCCTCCCCTGACGATAGAGGAAGAAGTCCTCGATGAAGGGCTTGATCGGCTCGAGAGGGCCATAGCCGATGTTGAGGAGGGGAAGGTGGGGGACGACGTCCTGAGGAAGATACAGGGGTGGTAA
- a CDS encoding Lrp/AsnC family transcriptional regulator — protein MRLDDLDRDILRLLQEDGRMSYTELARRLKVPESTVRLRVKRLVEKGVIRKFAALINPFKAGYGIIAFIAVDIEPGKVKSAVEELSRLGEVDVLGIATGAHDVLMQVTVRDLQELENFLLEKLGRIEGIKSTETSILTSVKKWGYARVF, from the coding sequence ATGAGACTGGATGATCTGGACAGGGATATCCTCCGCCTCCTGCAGGAGGACGGGAGAATGAGCTACACGGAGCTGGCGAGGCGCCTGAAGGTTCCTGAATCGACGGTGAGGCTGAGGGTGAAGAGACTCGTGGAGAAGGGGGTTATAAGGAAGTTCGCGGCGCTCATAAACCCTTTCAAGGCCGGCTACGGGATTATAGCCTTCATCGCGGTGGACATAGAGCCCGGGAAGGTCAAGTCCGCGGTCGAAGAGCTCTCCCGCCTCGGGGAGGTTGACGTTCTGGGTATAGCCACGGGTGCCCACGACGTCCTCATGCAGGTAACCGTGAGAGACCTCCAGGAGCTTGAGAACTTCCTCCTTGAGAAGCTGGGCAGAATAGAGGGAATAAAGAGCACCGAAACCTCCATCCTCACAAGTGTGAAAAAATGGGGGTACGCGAGGGTGTTTTAG
- a CDS encoding maleate cis-trans isomerase family protein — protein sequence MYGWRGRIGLLVPSSNTTMEMELHEALPEGVSLHTSRMPLRNVTEEELLKMEALAVEGAKLLKDANVDIILYGCTSGSFIGGKNFEKELEAKIEREVNLPVVSTSSAVLEALGAVDAQRVLVITPYTDEINEREREFLEANEFEVLDIRGLGIEDNTQIGKLEPYEAYRLAKATFMDEADAIFISCTNFRTFEIIELLEEDFGVPVITSNQASLWLALRELDIHDVIPGLGSLFEY from the coding sequence ATGTACGGATGGAGGGGAAGGATAGGGCTTCTCGTGCCCTCGTCAAATACAACAATGGAGATGGAGCTCCACGAGGCGCTCCCGGAGGGTGTTTCACTTCACACGTCCAGAATGCCGCTGAGGAACGTGACGGAGGAGGAGCTCCTCAAGATGGAGGCCCTCGCCGTCGAGGGTGCCAAGCTTCTGAAGGATGCCAACGTGGACATAATACTCTACGGCTGCACCAGCGGCTCTTTTATTGGCGGGAAGAACTTTGAGAAGGAGCTGGAGGCAAAGATAGAGAGGGAAGTAAACCTTCCGGTTGTGAGCACGAGCTCGGCCGTTCTTGAGGCGCTGGGAGCTGTTGACGCGCAGAGGGTTCTCGTGATAACGCCCTACACCGACGAGATAAACGAGAGGGAGAGGGAGTTCCTTGAGGCCAACGAGTTCGAAGTGCTCGACATAAGGGGCCTCGGCATCGAGGACAACACCCAAATCGGAAAGCTGGAGCCCTACGAGGCCTACCGCCTTGCCAAGGCCACCTTCATGGACGAGGCAGACGCTATATTCATCAGCTGCACCAACTTCAGAACTTTTGAGATAATCGAGCTCCTCGAGGAGGACTTTGGAGTTCCCGTGATCACGAGCAACCAGGCCTCGCTCTGGCTCGCACTCAGGGAGCTGGACATACACGATGTCATCCCGGGCCTCGGAAGCCTCTTTGAGTACTAA
- a CDS encoding nitroreductase family protein gives MELNEAINLRTSVRYFMEEPVSDGEIRALIEAAIRAPTASGLENWLFVVFKSDEAREKIYELIGEGMEEYYRAVNLPEEKIKKLRGRIFEGGMFRAPAYIAVFINRDVRFLKGKEFDDVEFLWSAESAALAIENLMLKAVELGLGTVYIGVTNFRGIEEKVRELAGLGEEWALVGVIPVGRPRGEVKPRKRKKSVDEVLRFV, from the coding sequence GTGGAACTCAACGAGGCCATAAACCTGAGGACGTCGGTGAGGTACTTCATGGAGGAGCCTGTGAGTGACGGGGAGATAAGGGCCCTAATCGAGGCGGCCATAAGGGCGCCGACGGCGAGCGGCCTTGAGAACTGGCTCTTCGTGGTCTTTAAGAGCGACGAGGCGCGGGAGAAAATCTACGAGCTCATAGGCGAGGGGATGGAGGAGTACTACCGCGCCGTTAACCTGCCCGAGGAGAAGATAAAGAAGCTCAGGGGGCGGATTTTTGAGGGGGGCATGTTCAGGGCGCCCGCCTACATCGCGGTCTTCATCAACAGGGACGTTCGCTTCCTTAAGGGGAAGGAGTTTGACGATGTGGAGTTCCTCTGGAGCGCTGAGAGCGCCGCCCTGGCGATAGAGAACCTCATGCTGAAGGCCGTGGAGCTCGGCCTCGGGACGGTGTACATCGGCGTCACGAACTTTAGGGGCATAGAGGAGAAAGTCAGGGAGCTGGCTGGGCTGGGGGAGGAGTGGGCCCTTGTTGGGGTCATCCCCGTCGGCAGGCCAAGGGGCGAGGTAAAACCCCGGAAGAGAAAGAAGTCTGTGGATGAGGTTCTCAGGTTTGTTTAG
- a CDS encoding tRNA 4-thiouridine(8) synthase ThiI: MYNVIIVRYGEIGTKSAQTRRWFENLLVNNVREALLDDGVSFKKVVAKRGRVFVKTNEAVRGAETLTRVFGIVSLSPAMEVDAELEKINKTALKLFRKKKRELGIERPRFRVTARRITKEFPLKSPELQAKVGEYILENEESEVNLHEYEVEVGVELMEGKAYVFTERIAAWGGLPIGTQGKVVALLSGPNSALASFLMMKRGVEVIPLHIKRSEEELEEVRALWGKLRKYAYGAKGELVVSEGEMVEEAMKLVRDFGAKGIVMGRYVERFTEELGEELVRENEKVDVPIFYPLIGLPCEYVEEVRRRVGL, translated from the coding sequence ATGTACAACGTAATCATAGTCAGGTATGGCGAGATTGGGACCAAATCTGCCCAGACGAGGAGATGGTTCGAGAACCTTCTGGTAAACAACGTTAGGGAGGCTCTCCTCGACGACGGGGTGAGCTTCAAGAAGGTCGTGGCCAAAAGGGGAAGGGTATTCGTGAAAACGAACGAGGCCGTCAGGGGGGCCGAAACTTTAACGAGGGTCTTCGGGATAGTCTCCCTCTCCCCCGCGATGGAGGTTGATGCGGAGCTCGAAAAGATAAACAAAACCGCCCTCAAGCTCTTCAGGAAGAAAAAGCGGGAGCTCGGAATTGAAAGGCCCCGCTTTAGGGTCACCGCGCGGAGGATAACCAAGGAGTTTCCCCTCAAGAGCCCGGAGCTCCAGGCGAAGGTCGGGGAGTACATCCTCGAGAACGAGGAGAGCGAGGTCAACCTGCACGAATACGAGGTAGAGGTCGGCGTTGAGCTCATGGAGGGAAAAGCCTACGTGTTCACGGAGAGAATCGCGGCGTGGGGCGGGCTCCCGATAGGCACGCAGGGAAAGGTAGTTGCACTGCTCAGCGGGCCGAATTCCGCTTTGGCTTCCTTCCTCATGATGAAGCGCGGGGTTGAAGTTATCCCCCTCCACATAAAGCGCTCGGAGGAGGAGCTCGAGGAGGTCAGAGCCCTCTGGGGGAAGCTCAGGAAGTACGCCTACGGCGCCAAGGGTGAACTCGTGGTGAGCGAGGGGGAGATGGTTGAGGAGGCCATGAAGCTCGTGAGGGACTTTGGAGCCAAGGGCATCGTGATGGGCCGCTACGTCGAAAGGTTCACGGAGGAGCTCGGCGAGGAGCTCGTTAGGGAGAACGAGAAGGTTGACGTCCCGATTTTCTATCCGCTTATAGGCCTTCCGTGTGAGTACGTTGAGGAAGTGAGAAGGAGGGTTGGGCTGTGA
- a CDS encoding DUF998 domain-containing protein, which produces MRRFYVYASLSIPLLFVVGLLFVISQNPWFSLTDNALSDMGSLHNPKGYLFNGFIMLLATVMFVVSVGMAREGYSYLMPIASLFLFLVGVFPEEKAPHAPAAILFYTTALADIALVGGKKGKRGWSALAVVTFALMLVLPLLVRGLAIPELVGAATITGWFLYLGLMFRGQKRF; this is translated from the coding sequence GTGAGGAGGTTCTACGTTTACGCCTCCCTCTCCATTCCCCTGCTTTTCGTGGTGGGGCTGCTCTTCGTCATAAGCCAGAACCCGTGGTTCTCGCTCACGGACAACGCCCTCAGCGATATGGGCTCCCTCCACAACCCGAAGGGCTACCTCTTCAACGGCTTCATCATGTTGCTCGCCACGGTGATGTTCGTGGTCTCAGTCGGGATGGCGAGGGAAGGCTACTCCTACCTCATGCCCATAGCTTCCCTTTTCCTGTTCCTCGTGGGCGTATTCCCCGAGGAGAAAGCTCCCCATGCGCCTGCGGCCATACTGTTCTACACCACCGCTCTGGCGGATATAGCGCTCGTGGGAGGGAAGAAGGGGAAGAGGGGATGGAGTGCCCTCGCCGTTGTGACCTTTGCTCTCATGCTCGTCCTGCCCCTGTTAGTTCGGGGGCTCGCGATTCCGGAGCTCGTCGGGGCGGCCACAATAACCGGGTGGTTCCTTTACCTCGGGCTCATGTTTCGCGGGCAAAAACGTTTTTAA
- the pfkC gene encoding ADP-specific phosphofructokinase has product MDWREFTGAFKDMSFYLAYNTNVDAIVYLTPEKVQALIEEFGADNVRKRIEEYPRQIDEPLDFVARLVHALKTGKPNAVPMFDQSLNNWFDGHFKYDVERIGGQVGIIANILASLDFKRVIAYSPLLGKKQAEMFVDRPNLFYPVVENEMLAFKPPREAYREDDPVKINRIFEFRKGMRFRLGEEEIEVPFSGRFIVSSRPTELRIETRDELRPFLPQIGESVDGIILSGYQGIKRHYPDGKTDDYYIARARRDIELLKKNHDVKVHIEFASIQDKELRKKVVRELFPMADSVGMDEAEIAHVLNVMGYPDLSDRIFNYNRIEDVVLGGKIILDEANLEILQIHTIYYIMYIARSSNPLKEEELRSSLELATVLAATRASLGDITRPEDLAVGEKVPYNERGEYVKLRFEEARKRIRTRGYKIVIIPTRLVKNPVSTVGLGDTISAGAFASYLALLRRKGVL; this is encoded by the coding sequence ATGGACTGGCGCGAGTTTACCGGGGCCTTCAAGGACATGAGCTTTTACCTCGCCTACAACACCAACGTTGACGCGATAGTTTACCTCACACCCGAGAAGGTTCAGGCGCTTATTGAGGAATTCGGGGCGGATAACGTCAGGAAGAGAATTGAGGAGTACCCAAGGCAGATAGACGAGCCCCTTGACTTCGTTGCAAGACTCGTCCACGCCCTCAAGACGGGAAAGCCCAACGCGGTGCCTATGTTCGACCAGAGCCTCAACAACTGGTTTGACGGACACTTCAAGTACGACGTTGAGAGAATAGGGGGGCAGGTGGGCATCATAGCCAACATCCTCGCCAGCCTCGACTTCAAGAGGGTCATAGCCTACTCCCCTCTCCTGGGAAAGAAGCAGGCGGAGATGTTCGTTGACAGGCCGAACCTCTTCTACCCTGTCGTCGAGAACGAGATGCTCGCCTTTAAGCCTCCACGGGAGGCCTACCGCGAGGACGACCCCGTTAAGATAAACCGCATCTTCGAGTTCCGGAAGGGGATGCGCTTTAGGCTCGGGGAGGAGGAGATAGAGGTTCCCTTCTCGGGGCGCTTCATCGTATCCTCGAGGCCCACGGAGCTGAGAATCGAGACGCGCGATGAGCTGAGGCCTTTCCTTCCTCAAATCGGCGAGAGCGTTGATGGCATAATCCTCTCGGGCTACCAGGGCATAAAGCGCCACTATCCGGACGGAAAGACGGACGATTACTACATAGCGCGCGCCAGGAGGGACATTGAGCTCCTTAAGAAGAACCACGACGTCAAGGTGCACATAGAGTTCGCTTCAATCCAGGACAAGGAGCTCAGAAAGAAGGTTGTGAGGGAGCTCTTCCCCATGGCGGACAGCGTCGGCATGGACGAGGCGGAGATAGCCCACGTTCTCAACGTCATGGGCTACCCCGACCTGAGCGACAGGATATTCAACTACAACCGCATTGAGGACGTCGTTCTTGGAGGGAAGATCATCCTCGACGAGGCCAACCTCGAGATACTCCAGATACACACCATTTACTACATCATGTACATAGCCAGAAGCTCCAACCCGCTGAAGGAGGAGGAGCTCAGGAGCAGTCTTGAGCTTGCCACGGTTCTCGCGGCTACAAGGGCTTCACTTGGCGATATAACCCGTCCCGAGGACCTGGCCGTCGGGGAGAAGGTTCCATACAACGAGCGGGGAGAATACGTGAAGCTCCGCTTCGAGGAGGCCAGAAAGAGGATAAGGACGAGGGGCTACAAGATCGTCATAATCCCCACAAGGCTCGTTAAAAATCCCGTCTCGACGGTCGGACTCGGCGATACGATATCCGCGGGAGCCTTCGCGAGCTACCTGGCACTGCTGAGGAGGAAAGGGGTCCTCTGA
- the xerA gene encoding site-specific tyrosine recombinase/integron integrase, with the protein MDEVIEEFRTYLELEGKSPHTVRMYSYYVERFLESGGDLNARSALRFLARLRRKGYSTKSLHLVVQAIKAYFRFEGMDEEAERLKPPKVPKSLPKSLRQDEVRKLLNVIPPTRERDRLIVLLLYTSGLRVSELCNLKKEDVDFERSLLHVRGGKGAKDRVVPIPKATLQLIERYLNGRDDDSEYLFVEDRRQSKDRLSPKTVWYLLRKYGERAGVKVTPHMLRHSFATHMLENGVDIRSIQEFLGHSSLSTTQIYTRVTVEHLRKAQEKARLVERLFED; encoded by the coding sequence ATGGACGAGGTAATAGAGGAGTTCCGCACCTACCTCGAACTGGAGGGGAAGAGTCCCCACACGGTGCGGATGTACTCCTACTACGTGGAGCGCTTCCTTGAGTCGGGCGGGGATTTAAACGCCCGCTCTGCCCTTCGTTTTCTGGCCAGACTGAGGCGCAAGGGCTACTCGACTAAGAGCCTCCACCTCGTGGTTCAGGCCATCAAGGCCTACTTCCGGTTCGAGGGGATGGACGAGGAGGCGGAGAGGCTAAAACCTCCCAAGGTTCCCAAAAGCCTCCCAAAGAGCCTCAGACAGGACGAGGTGAGGAAGCTCCTGAACGTTATACCCCCCACGCGGGAACGCGACAGGCTCATAGTGCTCCTTCTCTACACGAGCGGTCTGCGCGTCAGCGAGCTCTGCAACCTGAAAAAGGAGGACGTTGACTTCGAGCGCTCCCTGCTTCACGTGAGGGGAGGAAAGGGCGCCAAGGACAGGGTCGTGCCCATTCCGAAGGCGACGCTCCAGCTGATAGAGCGCTACCTCAATGGTAGGGATGACGACAGCGAGTACCTCTTCGTTGAGGACAGGCGACAGAGCAAGGACAGGCTCTCCCCCAAGACCGTATGGTACCTCCTCCGCAAATACGGCGAGAGGGCCGGGGTGAAGGTTACACCGCACATGCTCCGCCACAGCTTCGCCACCCACATGCTCGAGAACGGCGTGGACATAAGGTCAATACAGGAGTTCCTGGGGCATTCGAGCCTTTCGACGACTCAAATCTACACGAGGGTTACCGTGGAGCACCTGAGAAAGGCCCAGGAGAAGGCGAGGCTTGTGGAGAGGCTTTTTGAGGACTAA
- a CDS encoding toprim domain-containing protein, whose amino-acid sequence MAIVDVRILVEGASDVEVVSKALQSLALGSEYNITISAIIPTTNLEIAKSAVAGADLLIIATDADRVGRELAERFFSELEGLVGRIERMKIPLGHDLEHVDVELVKKELRNALIRAGLKSLQVLPEYMGLRNELLDLKGRCDAILSEKKDLEAQLDDLNARYQELYNEYQRVKAENENLNELLKKRAEKVYRISEVWEKAFGGEAPDEEYLAKAVEGLGLNGKVIVGQGYIYAENEELVSQLLKTVYLALGLLEDFKEEEPKEEPEVQPEEEFRLEE is encoded by the coding sequence ATGGCCATAGTTGATGTTAGAATTCTGGTTGAAGGGGCAAGCGACGTTGAGGTCGTGAGCAAGGCCCTCCAGAGCCTTGCCCTCGGTAGCGAGTACAACATAACGATATCCGCGATAATCCCGACAACGAACCTTGAGATAGCCAAGAGCGCCGTTGCCGGTGCCGATCTTCTTATAATCGCAACCGACGCGGACAGGGTTGGAAGGGAGCTTGCGGAGCGCTTTTTCAGTGAGCTCGAAGGGCTCGTAGGAAGGATAGAGCGCATGAAGATACCGCTCGGCCACGACCTTGAGCACGTTGATGTCGAGCTCGTCAAGAAGGAACTCAGGAACGCCCTTATAAGGGCCGGCCTCAAGAGCCTCCAGGTTCTCCCCGAGTACATGGGCCTAAGGAACGAGCTCCTCGACCTCAAGGGGCGCTGCGATGCAATATTGAGCGAAAAAAAGGACCTAGAGGCCCAGCTTGACGATTTAAACGCCCGCTACCAGGAGCTCTACAACGAGTACCAGCGCGTCAAGGCGGAGAACGAGAACCTCAACGAACTCCTCAAGAAGAGGGCCGAGAAGGTGTACAGGATAAGCGAGGTGTGGGAGAAGGCGTTCGGCGGCGAAGCGCCTGACGAGGAGTACCTCGCGAAGGCCGTTGAGGGTCTCGGCCTGAACGGAAAGGTCATCGTGGGACAGGGCTACATCTACGCCGAAAACGAAGAGCTCGTGTCTCAGCTCCTCAAGACGGTTTACCTGGCCCTCGGCCTCCTCGAGGACTTCAAGGAGGAGGAGCCCAAGGAGGAACCTGAGGTTCAGCCCGAGGAGGAGTTCAGGCTCGAGGAGTGA